cctcagtggTCCCGTCTTCAAAATTGAGGTTGTAGTGCTGATCTCCTGGGTCTGACGCCACAACCACATGAGTTACGTGCATTCAGCGTCAGCTGGCTCTGACTGCTGTTAGGGCAAAAGGCCTTGACCCTGGGGGACTGTCCAGCtgaggagtcctgtggttgaacCCCAGGCCTGCCCTTGGGGTCCAGGTTGACCCAAGCAAGGTCCTTGGGACCTCTAGTATGAGTAATGACCATGCCCCCTCGTGAGCTGTGTGGGCTACTGAGCTCATGGCctgagcaggcccaggctgacCTGGCTCCACACGTGGACTGTGAATATTGCACCCAAATCAGGTCCCAGGAGGCTCACCATGACCAGGTCAGAAAAAGGAGGATTGAAGATGTTGGCTAGGGCCTCTGGTGAGTGCCCAGGGCAGGTTTGGGTATCAGAGAgaagctgtgattttttttttcccccaggtaTTGTTTAATGTAAACAATCACATGTGAATTGATCATAGTGCAAAGATACTGTTTAATATAAACTTCCTGGTGAGTACGGCCTTCAAAAGAAGTATGGATGAGTACAGTCTTATGCATTGTAAACTAAACTCCTGTAAATAAATACAGTTCAAATTCACAGAGTATTCCATTGATTAATCTAGACATACACTATagcttatttaattatttttattttatttatttatttttgtagagacagagttttaccttaccgccctcggtagagtgccgtggtgtctcacggctcacagcaacctcccactcctgggcttaccgattctcttgcctcagcctcccgagcagctgggactacaggcgcccaccacaatgcctggctacctttttgttgcagtttggccggggccaggtttgaacctgccacccttggtatgtggggccggtgccccactcactgagccacaggcaccgcccaattatttttatttttaattcttatttttatttttgacacagagtctcaagctatcgctcTGGGtattagagtgccgtggtatggcgccacagctcatagcaacctcaactcttgggcttacgcgattctctcacctcagcctcccaagtagctgggactacagacgcctgccataatgcctggctattttttgttgttattgcagtgtttcagcaggcccaggctgggttctaatcaccagccttggtgtttgtggctggcgccctacccactgagctacaggcgctgccctctgtaacttactttaaaaacaaaaaaaaaatactgttgtaATTATCAGATACTACAGTAATCTGTATTTTTAGTAACTTCAAGAAAgccaaattataaaaataaaaccacagtttGTGTTTATCTACTGGAAATGGTAATATTGATACttgatttgctttttaaaaaattcctctcCATGTATAAAACAGTAGGTAGTGGTATTTTTCAAGAGTGCCAACAAACTGGCAGAACAGAGAATTTAAGTAAAGCTTAAGAATCAAGAAAGTGGCAAGGACAGAGCTGTCCTCCAGGGCTTTGTAAAACAACCCCCATCATACTCATTTCAAGtatgtgtggcacctgtggctcagtgggtagggcgcggaccccatagactgagggtggcaggttcaaacctcggccctggccaaacagcaacaaaaaatagccaggcgttgtggcaggtgcctgtagtcccagctactggggaggttgaggcaagagaatcgcttaggcccaggattggagctggagattgctgtgagctgtgataccaaagcactctaccaagggcaataaagtgagactctgtctctacaaaaaaaaaaaagtccccccTGAATGACTGAGGGTGGGATGCACTGACCCAGACACGGAAAGACAGTCATTGCTTTAATTCCAGTCGGATGCCACGTACCAGGGACACTGGGCCTGCCCACCCCACTCAGGGCAGACTCAGTGGCTGTTCCTGCACACACaattgattataaaaataaatatgcaaaaagcAGCAATTCTTTAGTGATCATAGAATTAATCTGACAGCAATTAAATGTGTTTAAGCATCTGGCATATCTCCTAAATTGCACCAAAAGAATCTGGAAGCACTTGGTTTGGTCTGAGGCAAAATGtaaaggatgaggaggaggaagggcccCACGTCCAGCCGCCTGCCATGCTCACATTTCTGAGTCTGCGTACATTCCATTGATTAAATAGTCCACCTGCGTGTAGTCCTTCTTCTTATAGCTCTCATAGGCTTGGAGGGCAAACAAGACCAAGACTGTGATGAAGAGGGTCACCCCCAGTAAGAGCACCACCAGGAGAGAAGATTTGTCCTCCAAGGACTGGGTCAGGGGCTCAGTGGTGACCAGGACGTACTGGCCCTGGGTGCTAAGCTGGCATGAGTCTGTGGCTGGCATCTTCGGGTCCCCTGAGCTCCTGGGTGTTGGCCTAGTGGACATGGTACCAGGACTGGCTTTGGTCTCCACCTGCTCAGGTGTCAGAGGCAATCTTGGCCCACTGGTCCCCTGTGTAGATGGAGAAGGGCTTGGTTGTGTTGTGGGGGGCATGGCTTCTGCCCCAGGGGTCGGACTGGGGTGAAGCACTGGCACAGTTGGCTCCTTGGCTTGTGCCTTGGTGGTGGTCCCCACTGTGGAGGACACCAAAGCCACGGAGGAGGTGTTGGCAGACTCTGTGGTCATGTTGGAGAGGGCAGGTGTGGACCTACTTGTTGTGTTAATCACAGGCCAGCGCGTGGTCACCTGGATGGTAGGACCTTGTGCTTGGGGACTGGTGGGGGGTGCATGGCTTGCTGTGGAGCTTTCGGGGGTGTGCTTGGAAGGACCACGTGAGCTCATGGAACTGTTCAGGTTTGCTGTGGTCGCAGCAGCAGTCTGAGCATGTGTGGCCAATGTCATCAGGGTGGGTATTCTTGGCAATGCGCTACTTGGCACTTGTGCAAGGGGTGTGCTGAGAGACGGGAGCCCAGTAGTGGTAGCAGACAGGGTCTGCTGTGGGAATGTGGGGGCAGACGGAACAGGCATCACGGGAGCTCTGGAGGCTGCATCACCAGTTGTACCTCGGGCAGTGGTTGGAGAGCTCACATGTGTCCTGACTACTTCCTCTGTTATGATAGAAGTCCGTTTGAGATCAGCTACCCAAGTCCCTCTGGTCAACGTGACAGGAGAAACTGCCATCGTGGTCATTTTCTCGGATGTTTTATTATCAAGTGTTTCCTCAGATGTGTTTTTCTTGACTAATTTATGCCACAAGTAGCCTTAAGTcagataaaggagaaaaacagataCAATCATTTTCAACAACATGCTCGGAGACTGTCTGCATGTCTGCCCCTGCAGCTGGCTCTGCCTTGTGCTCCCAGCCTAGTAGCTGTCACGGGAGGTGACGTGTGAACAcacttccctcctcttctctctgcctaCATCTGGTGTACAGCGCTGAGCACTTCGATTTTAAAGCACTTTTGCCCTCTCTGAACCTCCAGCCCATGGAAGGCTTAAGCTTTGATTAAATTCCCAACATCAGAATGAAAAACCTCACATGACAGGTATGATTCACCATGAAACGTACACCCAGGTTTACAAAGCAGAAAAACTGCTGATTATATATTCACATGGCTTTGTGATCAGACTCAGGGCAGGACTTCTTGGAGGTGGACAGCCTGACACAGAGTAGAAGTGTGACTGAGTATCTGATGTCTGCATGACTGAAGCCCTAGTGAAGAGAGGAGTTAGGGAAGACATGCAATCTCACAGAGCCAAGCAAGTGACCTTTCAGAGCTCAGCTGCCTGTCCTGTTGGGGGCTCCCTCCCCACATCAGCCTGGGGAAGCTCCAGTCTGACCACCACCACCCCGCACACCCAGCCCTGGGCGGGGCCAGGGCTTCTGACTCACTGGCCTGGGTTTACAGACACTTCTCTCATGGCTCAGGGTGCTTTGTGGCCACTGGGAGCCTGTCCAACAGTCACACAGCTTTCTCACTTACTAGAATCATTAGCTTGGCTTTCAGATAAGGATGAGGAGGAAATCCAAACGAGCACAAGGGCTGTCCACATCTTGCGGTTGAGCTGGGAGTAAGGCTGGGTGGTCCCTGAGGCTCCCAGCTGGCCGGCTCCTCAGGCTGGTAATGGTTCCCTTCTGCTCAGCCGAAGGATCTGTTGTCAAGAAAGGATCCTGGTCAGAGGCATCTGGTCTGCAACACAGCCTGGCCTGCAGCACTGCCCCCGCTATGGAGGGCTCTGCCAGGGTGCAAGGTGCAAATCAAGCCAGGTGCTGAGAACAGGGCTGGGTGTCCAGGAGCACAGCACATCCGACCCACGGTGGTACTAACACTCTGCCCTGGGCCTCGCATTTGATGCACTTCTTGACTTGATTTCATTATGAGTCTCAACCTCCAAAAGTTCCCACTCTCCCACCCTCAAGTTTATAGAGTTTAAAAGAGCaggagagggtggcacctgtggctcagtcagtaaggcgccggccccatataccgagggtggcgggttcaaacccggcccccaccaaactgcaaccaaaaaatagccgggcgttgtggcgggtgcctgtagtcccagctgctcgggaggctgaggcaagaaaatcgcttaagcccaggagttggaggttgctgtgagccatgtgaggccatggcactctaccgagggccataaagtgagactctgtctctacaaaaaaaaaaaagagcaggagaAGTCTTGGCCATGTGCATAGAACTAAGGCCTTCTCATTACCAAGACTGACCAAGACTTCCGCTGCAACTTCTACCATAATCTGCAGCCTGAACCCCGTGACAGATGACCATGCTTTTCACATGGGAAACTCTGCTTAGCCATCCATTCATCCAACCgtccacccacccactcatccattcaTACATCAATCTATCCAATTACCCatttacccatccatccatccacccacccacccacctacccagCACTCACCCATCCTTgaatctatccatccatcctttcaaatattcatccacccacccatctaatATCTCCTGAGTGCCTACTCATATGCCAGGCAGCGCACTTACGACAAAACTGAAGCACACACAAACCCTTCTCCAAGGGGCCTGCGGTCCAGCAGGAGGCACAGAAAAGAGGCCATTGCAAGCTGGCACAAGCATTGAGCCAGGGCATGACTTGGTGCTGGGAAGCAGGGAGGAGACAGTGTCTGGACAGGTCTTGAAGAGTGAGGTACGCCGGTCCTCTGGTCAGAGACCCTGAGGGTGGCTGGGTGAGGGTGGCAGAGAACAGGGTGCCACAGGGGCCCTGAGGACAAAGAACTCAGCCAGGGGTGGTGATGGTGGGCGTGGCAGGGAAGGTTTCCTGGGAATGTGATACTAAGGCCATGTTCCAAAAGCTAAATGGGGCACCTGGTGGTCAAGTAGCACTGGCATAACAAATGACCATGGCAGGCTCAGAGGCCAGGAAAGCAGTTGTGAGACAGGAACTAGGCTGGAGAGAGGCAGGGGGTCCCATGAGCTCCAGGGAAGTTTGGTTTCACAGAAGAGGGATGGGAACCCCTGCAGGGCCTTAGGCAGAGGCGTGATAAGGGCAGGAAGGTGGTTATAGCAAGAGTGGGAAGAAGGGGAAGCCAGTCCAGGGCAGCTGGGACCACATCCAGGCACCTGACACAGAGGGTGTCACTGGGTGAATGGACAGGTGAGTGAATGAGCGACTTCCCCACTTAAGAGACTGTACGGTCCTCACGGCCACCCACTCACCTGCACGGCAAAGCCCTCTTCATTCTAGTGCTCCATTGttagaaaaatcattattttaagtaaaataataatgatagtaatgaAAAGGAAATGGTCACAAGGAAACTGGCACTTAGCAGCCCAGAGTGAAGAGCAACCCCAGGCTCCGTGGTTGCAGGGCTGGGGGCGCTGGGGCAGCTCCCCACTTGCCACTCAGAGACTGGGACTACCTGTGTGTGACTTGCAGGAACAGCCTCTTAGCTCCCTTGAAGAAGCTACAATGATAAGAAAGTGGAGCAGGCAGGACCCGCAGTGGCAACGGCATCTGAGTT
This is a stretch of genomic DNA from Nycticebus coucang isolate mNycCou1 chromosome 14, mNycCou1.pri, whole genome shotgun sequence. It encodes these proteins:
- the C14H11orf24 gene encoding uncharacterized protein C11orf24 homolog translates to MWTALVLVWISSSSLSESQANDSSYLWHKLVKKNTSEETLDNKTSEKMTTMAVSPVTLTRGTWVADLKRTSIITEEVVRTHVSSPTTARGTTGDAASRAPVMPVPSAPTFPQQTLSATTTGLPSLSTPLAQVPSSALPRIPTLMTLATHAQTAAATTANLNSSMSSRGPSKHTPESSTASHAPPTSPQAQGPTIQVTTRWPVINTTSRSTPALSNMTTESANTSSVALVSSTVGTTTKAQAKEPTVPVLHPSPTPGAEAMPPTTQPSPSPSTQGTSGPRLPLTPEQVETKASPGTMSTRPTPRSSGDPKMPATDSCQLSTQGQYVLVTTEPLTQSLEDKSSLLVVLLLGVTLFITVLVLFALQAYESYKKKDYTQVDYLINGMYADSEM